The following proteins come from a genomic window of Pararhodobacter sp.:
- a CDS encoding MarR family winged helix-turn-helix transcriptional regulator: MHNAQIAFALDRIGRVLKSHAWDQAEDTNLTPTQSQILARIASQGPSRSSALAADLGVSQPTISDAVTALVRKGHVCRARDPQDARAVRLSLTAQGQRLADSTRAPSPTLLAALDMLSDKDRGALQRGLIGLIRSLQEARAIPVQRLCVTCARFRPHAHDDARNPHHCAFVDAAFGDAALRTDCGDHEKAAPEARARIWARFKDAA; encoded by the coding sequence ATGCACAATGCCCAGATCGCCTTTGCCCTCGATCGGATTGGCCGCGTGCTGAAATCCCACGCGTGGGATCAGGCTGAAGACACCAACCTCACCCCGACGCAGAGCCAGATCCTCGCGCGGATCGCCTCGCAGGGTCCGTCGCGCAGCAGCGCCCTCGCCGCCGACCTCGGGGTGAGCCAACCGACGATCAGCGACGCCGTCACGGCGTTGGTGCGCAAGGGTCATGTCTGCCGCGCGCGTGATCCGCAGGATGCTCGGGCCGTCCGTTTGAGCCTGACGGCGCAGGGGCAACGTCTGGCAGACAGCACGCGAGCGCCATCGCCCACGCTGCTCGCGGCGCTGGATATGCTGTCCGACAAAGACCGTGGCGCCTTGCAACGCGGGTTGATCGGGTTGATCCGGTCCCTGCAAGAGGCGCGCGCAATCCCGGTGCAGCGCCTATGCGTCACCTGTGCCCGTTTCCGCCCCCATGCCCATGACGATGCACGAAATCCGCATCATTGCGCCTTTGTCGACGCCGCGTTCGGGGATGCCGCGCTGCGAACCGACTGTGGCGACCACGAGAAAGCCGCGCCAGAGGCGCGCGCCCGGATTTGGGCGCGTTTCAAAGACGCGGCCTGA
- a CDS encoding acyl-CoA dehydrogenase family protein yields the protein MDLTYTAEDRAFRDDVRAFLKAKLPAEIAEKVASGEELTKADMDLWHTRLNEQGYLGGAWPKKFGGAQWSAVQKHIFEEECAFAHAPRIVPFGVSMLAPVLQAFGSKEQQDYYLPRILSGEDWWCQGYSEPGAGSDLASLKTRAVRDGDHYIVNGQKTWTTLGQHANKIFCLVRTSTEGKPQQGISFLLIDMDTPGIEVRPITLIDGVQEVNEVWFTDVRVPVENLVGEENKGWTYAKYLLTHERTGIAGVGYANAALAALKEIARTELNHGRPLIEDPQFAARLARIEIDLMAMATTNLRVVAGADSGAAPGAESSMLKVKGSILRQQINDLARRAVGPRAVPFVPAGLDSNLYHPGPEHAAKAANTYLNNRKISIYGGSNEVQRGIITKAILGL from the coding sequence ATGGACCTGACCTACACTGCCGAAGACCGCGCGTTCCGCGACGACGTTCGCGCTTTCCTGAAAGCCAAGCTGCCTGCCGAAATCGCGGAAAAAGTGGCCTCGGGCGAGGAATTGACCAAGGCCGACATGGACCTGTGGCACACCCGCCTCAATGAACAGGGTTACCTGGGCGGCGCCTGGCCGAAGAAATTTGGCGGGGCGCAATGGTCGGCCGTGCAAAAGCACATCTTCGAGGAAGAATGCGCCTTTGCCCACGCGCCGCGCATCGTGCCATTCGGCGTCAGCATGCTGGCCCCGGTGCTGCAGGCGTTCGGCTCAAAAGAGCAGCAGGACTATTACCTGCCGCGCATTCTTTCGGGCGAAGATTGGTGGTGTCAGGGCTATTCCGAACCGGGCGCGGGCTCGGATCTGGCCTCGCTCAAGACCCGCGCGGTGCGCGACGGCGACCACTACATCGTCAATGGTCAGAAAACCTGGACGACGCTGGGCCAGCACGCCAACAAGATCTTCTGCCTGGTGCGCACCTCGACCGAGGGCAAGCCGCAGCAGGGGATCTCGTTCCTGCTGATCGACATGGACACCCCGGGCATCGAAGTGCGACCGATCACCCTGATCGACGGTGTTCAGGAAGTGAACGAAGTGTGGTTCACCGATGTGCGCGTGCCGGTGGAAAATCTGGTCGGCGAAGAGAACAAGGGCTGGACCTATGCCAAATATCTGCTGACCCATGAACGCACCGGCATTGCGGGCGTGGGCTATGCCAATGCGGCGCTGGCTGCACTCAAGGAGATCGCGCGCACCGAATTGAACCACGGTCGCCCGCTGATCGAGGACCCGCAGTTTGCCGCCCGTCTGGCGCGGATCGAGATTGACCTGATGGCGATGGCGACCACCAACCTGCGGGTGGTGGCGGGCGCAGATTCCGGGGCGGCGCCGGGCGCGGAATCGTCGATGCTCAAGGTCAAGGGCTCGATCCTGCGCCAGCAGATCAACGATCTGGCGCGGCGCGCCGTTGGTCCTAGGGCGGTGCCCTTCGTGCCTGCGGGCCTTGACAGCAACCTCTATCATCCGGGCCCCGAGCACGCCGCCAAAGCAGCCAACACCTATTTGAACAACCGCAAGATCTCGATTTACGGCGGCTCGAACGAAGTGCAGCGCGGCATCATCACCAAAGCCATTCTGGGTCTGTAA
- a CDS encoding acetyl-CoA C-acyltransferase, with product MKDAVIVSTARTPIGKAFRGAFNQTHGVTLGAHAVRHAVERAGIDPGLIEDAVMGCAIPENVTGGNAARLIAIRAGLPVTVAGTTVNRFCASGLQAIAQGAHMIQMEGARAILAGGVESISLNQPAPRNAPEAWLLANKPEIYLPMIDTADIVAARYGVSREAQDEYSLRSQARIAAAQQAGLFADEIVAMDVEMGVKDKATGDVGTKTLTLAQDECNRPGTTLEGLQSLEPVRGPGQFVTAGNASQLSDGAAALVLMSGEEAARAGLEPLGAFRGYAVAGCEPDEMGIGPVFAIPRLLERHGLKIDDIDLWELNEAFASQCLYCRDALGIDPEKYNVNGGSIAIGHPFGMSGARMAGHILLEGRRRNAKWGVVTMCIGGGAGAAGLFEIF from the coding sequence ATGAAAGACGCCGTCATTGTCTCGACCGCCCGCACGCCAATCGGCAAAGCCTTTCGCGGGGCGTTCAACCAGACGCACGGGGTGACGCTGGGCGCGCATGCCGTCAGGCACGCCGTGGAGCGCGCGGGTATCGACCCGGGCCTGATCGAAGACGCGGTGATGGGCTGCGCGATCCCGGAAAACGTGACCGGCGGCAACGCGGCGCGGCTCATCGCCATTCGCGCCGGGCTGCCGGTGACGGTAGCGGGGACCACGGTAAACCGGTTTTGCGCCTCGGGGCTGCAAGCCATCGCGCAGGGCGCGCATATGATCCAGATGGAGGGCGCGCGGGCGATTCTGGCGGGGGGTGTCGAAAGCATCAGCCTCAACCAACCCGCGCCGCGCAACGCGCCCGAGGCCTGGCTTTTGGCCAACAAACCCGAGATCTATCTGCCGATGATCGACACCGCCGATATCGTCGCCGCGCGCTATGGCGTCAGCCGCGAGGCGCAAGACGAATACTCGCTACGCTCTCAGGCGCGGATCGCCGCCGCGCAGCAGGCCGGGCTCTTTGCCGATGAAATCGTGGCGATGGACGTGGAAATGGGCGTCAAGGACAAGGCCACCGGCGACGTCGGCACCAAGACACTGACCCTCGCCCAGGACGAATGCAACCGCCCCGGCACCACGCTGGAAGGGCTGCAATCCTTGGAACCCGTGCGCGGGCCGGGGCAGTTCGTGACGGCGGGCAATGCCTCGCAATTGTCGGATGGCGCGGCGGCGCTGGTGCTGATGTCGGGCGAAGAAGCAGCGCGGGCCGGGCTGGAGCCTCTGGGCGCATTCCGGGGCTATGCCGTGGCCGGTTGCGAGCCAGACGAGATGGGCATCGGCCCGGTGTTCGCCATCCCGCGCCTGCTGGAGCGTCACGGTCTGAAGATCGACGACATCGACCTGTGGGAACTCAACGAGGCCTTTGCCTCGCAATGCCTCTATTGCCGCGACGCGTTGGGGATCGACCCCGAGAAATACAACGTCAACGGCGGCTCGATCGCCATCGGCCACCCGTTCGGCATGTCGGGCGCACGCATGGCCGGGCATATCCTGCTGGAAGGTCGCCGCCGCAACGCCAAATGGGGCGTTGTGACCATGTGTATCGGCGGGGGCGCTGGCGCCGCCGGCTTGTTTGAAATCTTCTGA
- a CDS encoding nucleoside hydrolase, protein MTRRLILDTDGGVDDAQALLMLIAAGKAPDAITTVFGNVDLAAATRNILAVLAVAGCEDVPVHTGAERPLNQPLIDAAAIHGADGLGGAPRPDHTVEPTGSDAVGYLVATLREAARCGDTVDLLMIGPLTNLALALRLAPDCMAGIGQVTIMGGSVYGRGNVTPAAEFNIFSDPEAAGIVFGAAINIVLVPWEACVAHSVTGAAVDALFDAVSDGPAKEFSVALAAHARKVIAGFGGGDNFRFVDPLAAAVVIEPGIIRKFLRASVDVALAPGITRGMTVVDPSGRLGTPTSTIVEAVDMDRLVALFNASLHHQPPKVTTP, encoded by the coding sequence ATGACTCGACGGCTCATTCTGGATACCGACGGCGGCGTTGACGACGCGCAAGCCCTGCTGATGCTGATCGCGGCTGGCAAAGCCCCGGATGCGATCACCACGGTGTTCGGCAATGTCGATCTGGCCGCAGCGACGCGCAACATTCTGGCGGTGCTGGCGGTCGCGGGGTGCGAGGATGTGCCCGTCCATACAGGGGCCGAGCGCCCGCTCAATCAGCCGCTGATCGATGCCGCCGCCATCCACGGCGCGGATGGTCTGGGCGGCGCTCCGCGCCCGGATCACACGGTGGAACCAACCGGCAGTGACGCGGTGGGCTATCTGGTCGCCACCCTGCGCGAGGCCGCGCGGTGCGGCGATACGGTCGATCTGCTGATGATCGGGCCGCTGACCAATCTGGCGCTGGCCTTGCGGCTTGCCCCGGATTGCATGGCGGGTATCGGACAGGTGACCATCATGGGCGGCTCGGTCTATGGGCGCGGCAATGTGACCCCGGCGGCGGAGTTCAACATTTTCTCGGACCCAGAAGCCGCCGGCATCGTGTTTGGCGCCGCGATCAACATCGTCTTGGTGCCCTGGGAGGCCTGTGTGGCGCATTCCGTCACCGGGGCTGCGGTGGATGCTCTGTTTGACGCGGTGTCAGACGGTCCAGCCAAAGAGTTCTCGGTTGCGCTGGCCGCACATGCGCGCAAGGTCATCGCGGGATTTGGCGGCGGCGATAACTTCCGCTTTGTTGACCCATTGGCGGCGGCGGTGGTGATCGAGCCGGGCATCATCCGGAAATTCCTGCGCGCCTCGGTCGATGTGGCTTTGGCCCCCGGCATCACGCGCGGCATGACGGTGGTTGACCCCTCGGGGCGGTTGGGAACACCGACCAGCACCATTGTCGAAGCGGTTGACATGGACCGCCTGGTCGCGCTGTTCAACGCCTCACTCCACCACCAACCACCAAAGGTTACCACGCCATGA
- a CDS encoding acyl-CoA dehydrogenase has protein sequence MDFNHTEERRMLADSLRRTLERGASWADLAELGVLGALFTEAEGGFGGAGFDLAVVYEELGRAGCTLPVLEAGLAGGLLADCGKSDLVEQVIAGSLRVTLAHTEPGLRYDLGPITTTVNNGTVSGRKSVVLAADDADLLVVSALQDGALALFGVDPKAKGVTLYTTPALNGGTVSEVTLDAAPATPLGGNMAMIEARIAAATLAVCADTLGAMDTAVAMTLDYLRTRTQFGVPIGKFQALQHRMADVAIEVEMARSAVINLAGHLGADPAERDRQTSAAKNLLGRTARLVAEEAIQMHGGIAMTEEYALAPYARRLIAADHRYGDEDWHLERFIRLSA, from the coding sequence ATGGATTTCAATCATACCGAAGAGCGTCGGATGCTGGCCGACAGTCTGCGCCGCACGCTGGAGCGCGGGGCAAGCTGGGCGGATTTGGCCGAGCTGGGCGTGTTGGGCGCGCTGTTCACCGAGGCCGAGGGCGGGTTCGGCGGGGCCGGGTTCGACCTGGCCGTGGTTTATGAGGAACTGGGCCGCGCGGGCTGCACCCTGCCGGTGCTCGAGGCCGGTCTGGCGGGCGGTCTGCTGGCCGATTGCGGCAAGTCGGATCTGGTGGAACAGGTGATCGCGGGCAGCCTGCGCGTGACGCTGGCCCATACAGAACCGGGTCTGCGCTATGATCTGGGGCCGATCACCACGACGGTGAACAACGGCACGGTTTCGGGCCGCAAATCGGTGGTTCTCGCCGCCGACGACGCCGATCTTCTGGTGGTCTCGGCGCTGCAGGACGGCGCGCTGGCCCTGTTCGGCGTCGATCCCAAAGCCAAGGGCGTGACGCTGTACACCACCCCGGCCCTGAACGGCGGTACGGTCAGCGAGGTGACGCTCGACGCGGCCCCAGCCACGCCGCTGGGCGGCAACATGGCGATGATCGAAGCCCGCATCGCCGCCGCAACCCTGGCCGTCTGCGCCGATACCCTGGGTGCAATGGACACCGCCGTGGCCATGACCCTCGATTACCTGCGCACCCGCACACAGTTCGGCGTGCCGATCGGCAAATTTCAGGCCCTGCAACACCGCATGGCCGATGTCGCCATCGAGGTCGAGATGGCACGCTCGGCGGTGATCAACCTCGCCGGCCACCTCGGTGCCGACCCGGCGGAACGCGACCGTCAGACCTCGGCGGCCAAGAACCTGCTGGGCCGCACGGCACGACTGGTGGCCGAAGAAGCGATCCAGATGCACGGCGGCATCGCCATGACCGAGGAATACGCCCTCGCCCCCTACGCGCGCCGCCTCATCGCCGCCGACCACCGCTACGGCGACGAAGACTGGCACCTCGAGCGTTTCATCCGGCTCTCGGCATGA
- a CDS encoding D-amino acid dehydrogenase, which translates to MKVVVMGAGVIGVTTAYYLAKQGAQVVVIDRQTGPGLETSYANAGQLSYGMSSPWAAPGIPMKAVKWMFMKRRPLFIWPLISPTMWKWCVQMVANCNESSYRINKGRMVRVSSYSRDVMPDLIAETGIEFDGRAQGTLQLFRTEKQVKASKADQDVLAEYNSPYEVLDRDACISVEPALAEVRHKFVGGLRMTADRTGDCRMFTIALTEKCAEMGVEFHYGQSIKRIAVENGQIAGVDTEIAGRITGDAYVCAMGSFAVNVLNPIGIKLPVYPVKGYSVTLPVTDDAFAPQSTIMDETHKVAITRLGDRIRVAGQAEIAGYSDRLGPHATDTVKHVIGDLFPKGGDISKAEGWTGLRPMTPDGTPVLGPTRYKNLFVNTGHGTLGWTMACGSGRAVADVVLGKTPEISFDGLTAARYER; encoded by the coding sequence ATGAAAGTTGTCGTTATGGGCGCGGGCGTGATCGGCGTCACAACCGCTTATTATCTCGCCAAACAGGGCGCGCAGGTGGTTGTCATCGACCGCCAGACCGGGCCGGGGCTGGAAACCAGCTATGCCAATGCCGGGCAGTTGAGCTATGGCATGAGTTCTCCCTGGGCCGCGCCGGGTATCCCGATGAAAGCGGTCAAATGGATGTTCATGAAACGCCGCCCGTTGTTCATCTGGCCGCTGATCAGCCCGACCATGTGGAAATGGTGTGTGCAGATGGTCGCGAACTGCAACGAGTCCAGCTATCGCATCAACAAGGGTCGCATGGTGCGGGTTTCAAGCTATTCGCGCGATGTGATGCCCGATTTGATCGCCGAAACGGGGATCGAGTTTGACGGGCGCGCGCAAGGCACCTTGCAGCTTTTCCGTACCGAGAAACAGGTCAAGGCCTCGAAAGCCGATCAGGACGTTCTGGCGGAATACAATTCCCCGTACGAAGTGCTGGACCGCGACGCCTGCATCAGTGTTGAACCGGCGCTGGCCGAGGTGCGCCACAAATTTGTCGGCGGGTTGCGGATGACGGCGGATCGCACCGGCGATTGCCGCATGTTCACCATCGCGCTGACCGAGAAATGCGCCGAGATGGGCGTGGAATTTCATTACGGCCAGTCGATCAAACGCATCGCGGTCGAGAATGGCCAGATTGCAGGCGTGGACACCGAAATCGCCGGGCGCATCACGGGCGATGCCTATGTCTGTGCAATGGGCAGTTTCGCGGTGAATGTGTTGAACCCGATTGGCATCAAGCTGCCGGTCTACCCGGTCAAGGGGTACTCGGTCACGCTGCCGGTCACCGACGACGCCTTTGCCCCGCAATCGACGATCATGGACGAGACCCACAAAGTCGCCATCACCCGCCTGGGCGACCGGATCCGGGTGGCCGGACAGGCCGAGATTGCCGGATATTCCGACCGCCTCGGACCCCATGCCACCGATACGGTGAAGCATGTGATCGGCGATCTGTTTCCCAAGGGCGGCGATATTTCCAAGGCCGAGGGCTGGACCGGGTTGCGCCCGATGACCCCTGATGGAACCCCGGTTTTGGGGCCGACGCGCTACAAGAACCTGTTCGTCAACACCGGGCACGGGACGCTTGGGTGGACAATGGCCTGCGGCTCTGGTCGCGCGGTGGCCGATGTGGTGTTGGGCAAAACGCCCGAGATCTCGTTCGACGGGCTCACGGCGGCGCGTTACGAGCGCTGA
- a CDS encoding redoxin domain-containing protein yields MSDLAPPIHAAEWLNTPEPLTLEALRGRVVVVECFQMLCPGCVSHGLPQASRVAQTFRPQDVAVIGLHCVFEHHDAMTPIALRAFLHEYRIRFPVAVDAPWPQRTLAADHDGLAVAGHADADTH; encoded by the coding sequence ATGTCTGATCTTGCCCCGCCGATCCATGCCGCCGAATGGCTGAACACGCCCGAACCGCTGACACTTGAGGCCTTGCGCGGGCGGGTCGTGGTGGTCGAGTGTTTCCAGATGCTCTGCCCCGGCTGCGTCAGTCACGGATTGCCGCAAGCCAGCCGCGTGGCGCAGACCTTTCGCCCGCAGGATGTGGCGGTGATCGGCCTGCATTGCGTGTTCGAGCACCATGACGCGATGACCCCGATTGCCCTGCGCGCGTTCCTGCATGAATACCGCATTCGGTTTCCGGTGGCGGTGGATGCGCCCTGGCCGCAACGGACCCTTGCCGCAGACCATGACGGCCTGGCAGTTGCAGGGCACGCCGACGCTGATACTCATTGA
- a CDS encoding 3-hydroxyacyl-CoA dehydrogenase NAD-binding domain-containing protein, with protein sequence MTDPVRYEAHGEIGVIIVDNPPVNATGVAVRAGLVAAADAFAASDQKVAVLMAAGRTFIAGADIKEFGKTPLEPHLSTLIHHIEALEKPIVCVIHGTALGGGFEVALGCHYRVALKGARVGLPEVNLGLIPGAGGTQRLPRLIGMIPACEIFTSARQVGADECLKLGIVEAVVEGTPLEAGLAFARKILAEDLPVRRISAMTVAPYDPADLAALRTNVAARNTGHVCHLRAIDVAVAGADLPFFEGIKQERQGFWDLMQTPQRAAMIHAFFSERAVASLPELKGVVPRALGHIGVIGGGTMGGGIAVSCLLSGLRVTLIERNAEAAQKARDGIAGMLADSVKRGKLTPEKRDALLADALVTTDDYAALSDADLVIEAVFELMDVKKDVFTKLDAICKPGAVLASNTSYLDIDQIAAMTKRPQDVLGLHFFSPAHVMKLLEIVEAAKTAPEVLATGFALAKALKKIPVRAGVCDGFIGNRILKAYRTACDHMVLEGASPFQMDEVLEAFGFAMGPFKVTDLAGIDIGYLTRQRLAPTRDPRERFGDWGDVLYAKGRLGRKTGHGHYIYDAQSPKGRPDPELLEIIAEERARKGITPRAFSAEEIVERYMAAMINEAARVVGEGIARRPLDVDVTKLYGYGFPRFRGGPMHYADHIGLERVLATITEQAKTDDFFWQPAPLLQQLVAEGRKFADLNQG encoded by the coding sequence ATGACGGATCCGGTACGATACGAAGCGCATGGCGAGATTGGGGTCATCATTGTTGACAATCCACCGGTGAACGCGACCGGTGTTGCGGTTCGGGCCGGACTTGTCGCAGCGGCGGATGCCTTCGCGGCCTCGGATCAGAAGGTTGCGGTTCTGATGGCGGCGGGGCGCACGTTCATTGCCGGGGCCGATATCAAGGAGTTCGGCAAGACACCGCTGGAGCCGCATTTGTCGACGCTGATCCATCATATCGAGGCGCTGGAAAAGCCGATTGTCTGTGTGATCCACGGCACGGCACTGGGCGGCGGGTTCGAGGTGGCGCTGGGGTGTCATTACCGCGTGGCGCTCAAGGGCGCGCGGGTTGGTCTGCCCGAGGTCAATCTGGGGCTGATCCCCGGCGCGGGCGGCACCCAGCGCCTGCCGCGCCTGATCGGCATGATCCCGGCCTGCGAGATCTTCACCTCGGCGCGTCAGGTTGGGGCCGACGAATGCCTGAAACTGGGCATCGTCGAGGCCGTCGTCGAGGGCACACCGCTGGAGGCCGGGTTGGCGTTTGCCCGCAAGATCCTGGCCGAGGATTTGCCGGTGCGGCGCATCAGCGCCATGACCGTGGCTCCCTATGATCCGGCGGATCTGGCGGCGCTCAGGACCAATGTGGCGGCGCGCAATACGGGTCATGTGTGCCATCTGCGCGCCATTGACGTGGCGGTTGCGGGGGCGGATCTGCCGTTTTTCGAGGGCATAAAGCAAGAGCGTCAGGGGTTTTGGGACCTGATGCAAACCCCGCAGCGCGCGGCGATGATCCATGCGTTCTTCTCGGAACGCGCGGTGGCCAGCCTGCCGGAACTCAAAGGCGTGGTGCCGCGCGCGCTGGGGCATATCGGGGTGATCGGTGGTGGCACGATGGGCGGCGGGATCGCGGTGTCCTGCCTGTTGTCGGGGCTGCGTGTCACCTTGATCGAGCGCAACGCGGAGGCCGCGCAAAAGGCCCGCGACGGCATTGCCGGAATGCTGGCCGACAGCGTGAAACGCGGCAAGCTGACGCCCGAAAAGCGCGATGCCTTGCTGGCGGATGCCTTGGTGACAACCGATGACTACGCCGCCCTGTCCGACGCCGATCTGGTGATCGAGGCGGTGTTTGAATTGATGGACGTCAAGAAAGACGTGTTCACCAAGCTGGACGCGATCTGCAAACCCGGCGCTGTGCTGGCGTCCAACACCAGCTATCTGGACATCGACCAGATCGCGGCGATGACCAAGCGCCCGCAGGATGTGCTGGGGCTGCATTTCTTCTCGCCGGCGCATGTGATGAAGCTGTTGGAGATCGTCGAGGCCGCCAAGACCGCGCCCGAGGTTCTGGCCACCGGCTTTGCGCTGGCCAAGGCGCTCAAGAAGATCCCGGTGCGCGCCGGGGTCTGCGACGGGTTCATCGGCAACCGGATCCTGAAGGCCTATCGCACGGCCTGTGATCACATGGTGCTCGAGGGGGCCTCGCCGTTCCAGATGGACGAGGTGCTGGAGGCGTTCGGCTTTGCCATGGGCCCCTTCAAGGTGACCGATCTGGCGGGCATCGACATCGGCTATCTGACGCGCCAACGTCTTGCCCCGACCCGCGATCCGCGCGAACGCTTTGGCGATTGGGGCGATGTCTTGTATGCCAAGGGGCGGTTGGGGCGCAAAACCGGGCATGGGCATTACATCTATGATGCGCAATCACCCAAGGGCCGCCCGGACCCCGAGTTGCTGGAGATCATCGCCGAGGAGCGCGCCCGCAAGGGCATCACCCCGCGCGCGTTCAGCGCCGAGGAAATCGTGGAACGCTACATGGCGGCGATGATCAACGAGGCGGCTCGCGTGGTTGGCGAAGGCATCGCGCGGCGGCCGCTGGATGTCGATGTGACCAAGCTTTACGGCTACGGCTTCCCGCGATTCCGGGGCGGGCCAATGCATTACGCCGATCACATCGGGCTGGAGCGCGTGCTGGCGACGATCACCGAACAGGCCAAAACCGACGATTTCTTTTGGCAACCCGCCCCGCTTTTGCAACAACTGGTGGCCGAGGGCCGCAAATTCGCCGATTTGAACCAAGGATAA
- a CDS encoding PaaI family thioesterase: protein MSVAADASGTARLLNWRIDTERPDGRIAVSMEVHHDHTNRHGNMHGGLIATVLDTAMGATASYLKGDGGRVPFSTISMTVNFIAPMPLGTITATGRIMGGGYKTVFVEGEAHDQNGTLIAQSTGTFKRAPMEKPQT from the coding sequence ATGAGCGTCGCCGCCGATGCGTCAGGCACCGCGCGCCTGCTGAATTGGCGGATCGACACCGAGCGACCGGATGGGCGGATCGCGGTCAGCATGGAAGTCCATCACGACCACACCAACCGGCACGGCAACATGCACGGTGGCCTGATCGCCACCGTGCTTGACACCGCGATGGGGGCAACCGCCAGCTACCTCAAAGGCGACGGCGGACGCGTTCCCTTCTCGACCATCTCGATGACGGTGAATTTCATCGCCCCCATGCCCCTTGGCACCATCACCGCGACCGGCCGCATCATGGGCGGCGGCTATAAGACCGTCTTTGTCGAAGGCGAAGCGCACGACCAGAACGGAACCCTTATTGCCCAATCCACCGGCACCTTCAAACGCGCACCGATGGAAAAGCCCCAGACCTGA
- a CDS encoding class I adenylate-forming enzyme family protein produces the protein MRWLDDLTQDKPTGSIALIDYDDTALTYGALNAAIDEGAHALQRLGVQPGDRIVVVAENCALLAVMFLAAMKLRAWCVPANARITAPELDAIRANATPRVTVFTTAVSADAGAHAQRLGASQGPEVLGAPLTVLVDPNAVTEPVHETPEQQVAALVYTSGSTGAPKGVMLSHSSLLFNALTTARQRGFAPGDVLVLAIPCTHIMALSTALLAGLSGGATVRLLARFTVEGLMNALAEGGTVTSGVPQMFEQIMRKLDAGEVALNAPRLRMMGAGGSPMDPALKTRIEARFNIKFNNGYGLTEAGPGVTSTVFGPPRSDGSIGYPYPGCELRVAAPGEDGVGELQFRGPGVMLGYYKNPQATAEAFTDDGFLRTGDLGRIEPDGAAHLVGRSKELIIRSGFNVYPPEVEAALMACPGVVQAAVVGRIVPGNEEVLAFVTTDGKTEAATIAEFLKDRIAAYKRPQHVIIVPAMPLTSAGKIRKPALIAEFMP, from the coding sequence ATGCGCTGGCTTGACGATCTGACACAGGACAAACCAACCGGGTCAATCGCGCTGATTGATTATGATGACACAGCGCTGACCTATGGCGCCTTGAACGCGGCGATCGACGAGGGTGCGCACGCGCTGCAACGGCTTGGCGTTCAACCCGGCGACCGGATCGTTGTCGTGGCCGAGAATTGCGCCTTGCTGGCGGTGATGTTTCTGGCGGCGATGAAATTGCGCGCGTGGTGCGTGCCCGCCAATGCCCGGATCACCGCGCCGGAACTGGACGCCATTCGCGCCAATGCCACCCCACGCGTTACGGTTTTCACCACCGCCGTCTCCGCCGACGCAGGCGCGCACGCCCAGCGGTTGGGCGCGTCACAGGGTCCGGAGGTTCTGGGCGCGCCGCTCACGGTTCTCGTTGATCCGAACGCGGTGACGGAACCGGTCCATGAGACGCCCGAACAGCAGGTCGCGGCACTGGTTTACACCTCGGGCAGCACCGGCGCACCCAAGGGCGTCATGCTGTCGCATTCCAGCCTGCTGTTCAACGCGCTGACCACCGCCCGTCAACGCGGTTTTGCACCGGGCGACGTGCTGGTGCTGGCGATCCCGTGCACGCATATCATGGCGCTGTCGACGGCCTTGCTGGCGGGGCTGTCGGGCGGTGCGACGGTGCGCCTGTTGGCGCGGTTCACGGTCGAGGGCCTGATGAACGCACTGGCCGAGGGCGGCACTGTGACGTCCGGTGTCCCGCAGATGTTCGAGCAGATCATGCGCAAGCTTGACGCCGGAGAGGTTGCATTGAACGCGCCGCGTTTGCGGATGATGGGGGCAGGGGGTTCGCCGATGGACCCGGCCCTGAAAACCCGGATCGAGGCGCGGTTCAACATCAAGTTCAACAACGGCTATGGCCTGACCGAGGCCGGGCCCGGGGTGACCTCGACGGTGTTTGGCCCGCCGCGTTCGGATGGCTCGATCGGCTATCCTTATCCGGGGTGCGAGTTGCGGGTTGCCGCGCCCGGCGAGGATGGGGTCGGTGAATTGCAATTTCGCGGGCCGGGGGTGATGCTGGGCTATTACAAGAATCCGCAAGCCACCGCCGAGGCCTTTACCGACGACGGGTTTCTGCGCACCGGCGATCTGGGGCGCATCGAGCCGGACGGTGCTGCACATCTGGTCGGCCGCAGCAAGGAGCTGATCATCCGCTCAGGGTTCAACGTCTATCCACCCGAGGTCGAGGCCGCGCTGATGGCCTGCCCCGGCGTGGTGCAAGCCGCCGTCGTCGGGCGCATCGTGCCGGGCAACGAGGAGGTGCTGGCCTTTGTCACCACCGACGGCAAGACAGAGGCGGCGACAATCGCGGAGTTTTTGAAGGATCGGATCGCGGCCTATAAACGGCCGCAGCATGTGATCATCGTGCCCGCCATGCCGCTGACCTCGGCGGGAAAAATCCGCAAACCTGCGTTGATTGCCGAGTTCATGCCGTAG